Proteins encoded together in one Antennarius striatus isolate MH-2024 chromosome 13, ASM4005453v1, whole genome shotgun sequence window:
- the znrd2 gene encoding protein ZNRD2, with product MDLNGDDEDFEWEPPTEAEMKVIQAHRERQDKISKLMGDYLLKGYKMLGECCDVCGTILLQNKQKKNYCVSCQELDSDLDKDNPALNAQAALSQVRERQLASQFAAPSQAPELNGVPGSSQTSVSVPRPEHCEGAAAGGRAAVPPPVAPSPLTPAVTTTTTPPAPARPPVNPPSAALQNVLLEAEDAVLTKLRWATTQLQSSASLETSIQLCSLITSCASSIRSLKELSQ from the exons ATGGATCTGAATGGAG ATGATGAAGACTTTGAGTGGGAGCCTCCAACAGAGGCAGAGATGAAGGTGATCCAAGCCCACAGAGAGCGACAAGACAAAATTAGCAAGCTAATGGGAGACTACTTGCTCAAAGGATACAAGATGCTGGGAGAgtgctgtgatgtgtgtggg ACAATTCTTCTccagaacaaacagaagaaaaactaCTGTGTCTCCTGTCAGGAGTTGGACTCTGATCTTGACAAGGACAACCCTG CCCTGAATGCACAGGCAGCTTTGTCCcaggtcagagagagacagCTGGCATCCCAGTTCGCTGCTCCGTCCCAAGCCCCTGAACTTAATGGAGTCCCCGGCAGCAGTCAGACGAGTGTGTCGGTCCCCAGACCGGAGCACTGCGAGGGGGCTGCAGCCGGAGGAAGAGCGGCTGTTCCTCCACCTGTAGCTCCCTCTCCTTTAACTCCTgccgtcaccaccaccaccacacctcCAGCACCTGCTCGCCCTCCTGTTAATCCGCCGAGTGCCGCCCTCCAAAACGTGCTGCTGGAAGCGGAGGACGCTGTTCTAACCAAACTCCGCTGGGCCACCACCCAGCTACAGAGCTCAGCCTCCCTGGAGACGAGTATCCAGCTCTGCAGCCTCATTACCAGCTGTGCCAGCTCGATACGTAGCCTCAAAGAGCTCAGCCAGTAA